A genomic window from Gemmatimonadaceae bacterium includes:
- a CDS encoding radical SAM protein, producing the protein MLSTRFKPWDLFPFSLKYAKLRLAKRPVLVHFEVTMRCNAKCSFCDYWKTPADRKAHELKSFVDAAKHFDPMLITWTGGEPLLRSDLEDLVAAVDGVIRTKYTTLITHGAMLSLERARGLWQAGIGQFSISLDYLDERHDAARGIPGLAQKILGVAERIRAEGMTVRFNTVIKDGNLDDVLPLVQAAERMRVGVNLSVYTDAKNGNRAHLLGPDHFARVEALVQGLLAFKRRRRGTISNSDHYLANIPRYLRGELTEPCLSGQDTIHIDPYGHVRRCPDFPADGHWSTYDGYEPIACDLCYYACRGEAQAPLRLNRFLDLASSP; encoded by the coding sequence GGACCTGTTCCCGTTCTCCCTGAAGTACGCCAAGCTGCGCCTCGCCAAGCGCCCGGTCCTTGTGCACTTCGAGGTCACGATGCGCTGCAACGCGAAGTGCAGCTTCTGCGACTACTGGAAGACGCCGGCGGACCGCAAGGCACACGAACTCAAGAGTTTCGTGGACGCCGCGAAGCACTTCGATCCGATGCTCATCACGTGGACGGGCGGCGAACCGCTGCTGCGTAGCGACCTCGAGGACCTGGTCGCGGCGGTGGATGGGGTCATCCGCACCAAGTACACGACGCTGATCACGCACGGCGCGATGCTGAGCCTCGAACGCGCCCGTGGGCTGTGGCAGGCGGGGATCGGTCAGTTCAGCATCTCGCTCGACTATCTCGACGAGCGTCACGATGCCGCCCGCGGCATCCCGGGGCTCGCCCAGAAGATCCTCGGCGTCGCCGAGCGCATCCGCGCCGAGGGAATGACCGTGCGCTTCAACACGGTCATCAAGGACGGCAACCTCGACGACGTCCTGCCGTTGGTGCAGGCTGCCGAACGGATGCGCGTGGGCGTGAACCTCTCGGTCTACACCGACGCCAAGAACGGCAACCGCGCACACCTCCTCGGCCCCGATCACTTCGCGCGCGTCGAGGCGTTGGTGCAGGGCCTGCTCGCCTTCAAGCGCCGCCGTCGCGGCACGATCTCCAACTCGGATCATTACCTCGCCAACATCCCGCGCTACCTGCGCGGCGAGCTGACCGAGCCCTGTCTCTCGGGGCAAGACACGATTCACATCGATCCGTACGGCCACGTGCGCCGCTGTCCCGACTTTCCGGCAGACGGGCATTGGAGCACGTATGATGGGTACGAGCCGATTGCGTGCGACTTGTGTTACTACGCGTGTCGAGGGGAGGCGCAGGCGCCCTTGAGGCTGAACCGGTTCTTGGATTTGGCGTCTTCTCCCTAG
- a CDS encoding polyprenyl synthetase family protein, translated as MSLEARLQLPVAEALREIQVPIQDRLARVPDEMWRIIQADVAIIEAANAHLRGMRGKLFRPTLLLLASSIEGQPEERAVPLAAVAELVHLTSVVHDDSVDHSVLRRGQPTINALFSHQVAVLMGDFLFAKAVAELVRLGDMEPLRVFTQASSEMTVGELRQLASFDALAFTEQDYRTLIRAKTASLVGAACEMGALAGAPRFRTQMRTFGESIGMAFQVADDLLDYTEQEAVTGKPSGNDLKEHKVTLPLIHALPRMSTAQRGVVDALFADATPSDASIAEVVGIVTECGGLEYARAEGERFAAAAEGALSDLPESDVKQALADALAYVMDRRA; from the coding sequence GTGAGCCTCGAGGCCCGCCTCCAACTGCCGGTGGCCGAAGCGCTCCGGGAGATCCAGGTCCCCATCCAGGACCGGCTGGCCCGCGTACCGGACGAGATGTGGCGCATCATCCAGGCCGATGTCGCCATCATCGAGGCGGCCAACGCCCATCTGCGCGGGATGCGCGGCAAACTGTTCCGCCCCACGCTGCTGCTGCTGGCCTCGAGCATCGAGGGCCAGCCCGAGGAGCGCGCCGTCCCGCTGGCCGCCGTCGCCGAGCTCGTGCACCTCACCAGCGTCGTGCACGACGACTCAGTGGACCACTCGGTGCTGCGCCGCGGCCAGCCGACCATCAATGCGCTCTTCTCGCACCAGGTCGCCGTGCTGATGGGCGACTTCCTCTTCGCCAAGGCCGTGGCCGAGCTCGTGCGCCTCGGTGATATGGAGCCGCTGCGGGTGTTCACGCAGGCCTCCAGCGAGATGACCGTGGGCGAGCTGCGACAGCTCGCGAGCTTCGACGCACTGGCCTTCACCGAGCAGGACTACCGCACCTTGATCCGCGCCAAGACGGCCTCGTTGGTCGGCGCGGCCTGCGAGATGGGCGCCCTCGCCGGCGCGCCGCGCTTCCGCACGCAGATGCGCACCTTCGGCGAGAGCATCGGAATGGCCTTCCAGGTGGCCGACGACCTCCTCGACTACACCGAGCAGGAGGCCGTCACGGGCAAGCCCAGCGGCAACGACCTCAAAGAGCACAAGGTCACGCTGCCGCTGATCCACGCCCTGCCGCGGATGTCCACGGCCCAGCGCGGCGTGGTGGATGCCTTGTTCGCCGACGCCACGCCGAGTGACGCGTCGATCGCCGAGGTCGTCGGCATCGTGACGGAGTGCGGCGGGCTGGAGTATGCCCGCGCCGAGGGCGAGCGCTTTGCCGCCGCGGCCGAGGGCGCACTCAGCGACCTGCCGGAGAGCGACGTGAAGCAAGCCTTGGCGGATGCCCTCGCCTACGTGATGGACCGCCGCGCCTGA
- a CDS encoding twin-arginine translocase TatA/TatE family subunit — protein sequence MLGLGPTELFIGLIIVLLLFGAKRIPEIAGSFGKGIKEFKKNMNEVQAEIAKPAERESLPPSSAERAPSQESEQKEPKRLL from the coding sequence ATGCTCGGACTCGGCCCGACCGAACTCTTCATCGGTCTCATCATCGTCCTGTTGCTCTTCGGCGCCAAGCGCATCCCCGAGATCGCGGGATCGTTCGGCAAGGGCATTAAGGAATTCAAGAAGAATATGAACGAAGTGCAGGCGGAGATCGCCAAGCCGGCGGAGCGCGAGAGCCTGCCGCCGAGCTCGGCCGAACGCGCCCCAAGCCAGGAGAGCGAGCAGAAGGAGCCGAAGAGGTTGCTGTAG
- a CDS encoding tetratricopeptide repeat protein translates to MADILKLKKKAADLEAKKQLDKALDVYREIVDAFEAGEEEAIDIPLYNRVGDMLQKAGHLAEAVAVWEKAVDRYAEGGFYNPAIALCNKILRQSPGRTVVYYKLGKIHAEKGFNGDARQNFLEYASRQQKSGNLDEAFRALKEFADLVPDQHDVRLMLADQLVKAGRKDEAIPQLQLGYSQATADGNDAAADELAAKMKEIDPSVEPEVTEGPSSGGGGGLVFLDTGDDAPKKRSTRPVSQADLKRVSKAVQGLELLEPPPEIAAAGQKPAAKSAPEPAAPAAPAAPKAPAVPKAPAAEAAPTPDLLIEPTDVGADAPPPPRGSVVGLEVTNLGDEAPAPAADLPLMEIEPTAAEPAADLPLIEPEPLIEPEPTISLEPKVAPADASAGFADLDLLDVEHSGAVDAPVFDTTAKPAADLPLMDLGGDEIELVEPDTVPSPTAEPSADLPLLDEEPEAPSAREVAVPVSAPLSVDTLRAKVEAAPEDWGAHRQLAEALLEQGDRAGAMAEFEAAMAGFEAEGDLDTAGSIAEEIVRLDPKSIRSHQKRVEFAFRANDRASLAEAYLELADALLGDGQAQKARAVYLRVLDILPDDLRAQAAIEAIPLDESPSAPPPRRSTTAAPEKQAAPASTPAAEAEDDYVSLGDWLREDDEPKSTRMVVEEKEPTGDEAADFSDMLRKFKQGVADNVDDEDHEAHYDLGVAYKEMGLVDEAIAEFQKALRGTANRARTFEALGNCFVEKGQLPVAATILQRALSEPGVRDEALVGVLYLLGAIAEESQQFADAKRYYERVFAVDIQFRDIGDRLNTVEQQLS, encoded by the coding sequence ATGGCCGATATCCTCAAGCTCAAGAAGAAGGCGGCCGATCTCGAGGCCAAGAAGCAGCTCGACAAGGCGCTCGACGTCTATCGGGAGATTGTGGACGCCTTCGAAGCGGGAGAGGAGGAAGCGATCGACATCCCCCTCTACAACCGCGTCGGCGATATGCTCCAGAAGGCCGGTCATCTCGCCGAGGCAGTCGCGGTTTGGGAGAAGGCCGTGGACCGCTACGCCGAGGGTGGTTTCTACAATCCCGCCATCGCGCTCTGCAACAAGATCCTGCGGCAGTCGCCAGGGCGCACGGTGGTGTACTACAAGCTCGGAAAGATCCACGCCGAGAAGGGCTTCAACGGCGATGCGCGCCAGAACTTTCTCGAGTACGCCAGTCGGCAGCAGAAGTCCGGCAATCTCGACGAAGCCTTCCGTGCGCTGAAGGAGTTCGCCGACCTCGTGCCGGACCAGCACGATGTACGGCTGATGCTCGCCGACCAACTCGTGAAGGCCGGCCGCAAGGACGAGGCCATCCCACAACTGCAACTGGGGTATTCGCAGGCCACGGCGGATGGCAACGACGCCGCGGCGGACGAGCTCGCCGCGAAGATGAAGGAGATCGACCCGTCGGTGGAGCCGGAAGTGACCGAGGGACCCTCGTCGGGTGGCGGCGGCGGGCTGGTGTTCCTCGACACCGGTGACGACGCGCCGAAGAAGCGCTCGACTCGCCCGGTCAGTCAGGCGGACCTCAAGCGCGTGTCCAAGGCGGTGCAAGGGCTCGAGCTGCTCGAGCCGCCGCCGGAAATCGCTGCTGCGGGGCAGAAGCCTGCGGCGAAGTCCGCTCCCGAGCCAGCGGCACCAGCGGCACCAGCTGCACCCAAGGCCCCCGCCGTTCCGAAAGCCCCAGCCGCCGAGGCAGCGCCGACACCAGACCTGCTGATCGAACCGACCGACGTCGGCGCCGATGCACCGCCGCCGCCGCGCGGTTCCGTCGTCGGCCTCGAGGTCACGAACCTTGGCGACGAAGCCCCAGCGCCGGCGGCCGACCTGCCGCTGATGGAGATCGAGCCGACGGCTGCAGAGCCTGCCGCCGACCTGCCGCTGATCGAACCGGAGCCGCTGATCGAGCCCGAGCCGACGATTTCGCTCGAGCCCAAGGTCGCACCGGCGGACGCGAGCGCCGGCTTCGCCGACCTCGACCTGCTCGACGTGGAACACTCCGGCGCGGTGGACGCCCCGGTCTTCGACACGACCGCCAAGCCCGCTGCGGATCTGCCGCTGATGGACCTCGGTGGCGACGAGATCGAGCTGGTCGAGCCGGACACCGTCCCGTCGCCGACGGCTGAGCCGTCTGCGGACCTGCCGCTGCTCGATGAGGAGCCCGAGGCGCCGTCGGCGCGCGAGGTGGCAGTGCCCGTCTCCGCGCCCCTCTCGGTGGACACGCTGCGCGCCAAGGTCGAGGCCGCGCCCGAGGATTGGGGCGCGCATCGCCAGCTCGCCGAGGCCCTGCTCGAACAGGGCGACCGCGCCGGCGCGATGGCCGAGTTCGAGGCCGCGATGGCCGGCTTCGAGGCCGAGGGCGACCTCGACACCGCCGGCTCCATCGCCGAAGAGATCGTGCGGCTGGATCCGAAATCCATCCGCTCGCACCAGAAGCGCGTCGAGTTCGCGTTCCGCGCCAACGATCGCGCCAGCCTCGCCGAGGCCTACCTGGAGCTGGCCGACGCCCTGCTCGGTGACGGGCAGGCGCAGAAGGCCCGCGCGGTGTATCTGCGCGTCCTCGACATTCTCCCCGATGACCTGCGCGCGCAGGCGGCCATCGAGGCCATCCCGCTGGACGAGTCGCCGTCGGCGCCGCCGCCGCGTCGCTCGACCACTGCAGCGCCGGAGAAGCAGGCCGCGCCGGCGTCGACTCCCGCCGCCGAGGCGGAGGATGATTACGTCTCGCTCGGCGACTGGCTGCGCGAAGACGACGAGCCCAAGTCCACGCGGATGGTCGTCGAAGAGAAGGAGCCCACCGGCGACGAGGCGGCGGACTTCTCGGATATGCTGCGCAAGTTCAAGCAGGGCGTCGCCGACAACGTGGATGACGAGGATCACGAGGCGCACTACGACCTCGGCGTGGCCTACAAGGAGATGGGGCTCGTGGACGAGGCCATCGCCGAGTTCCAGAAGGCCTTGCGCGGCACCGCCAACCGGGCGCGTACCTTCGAGGCGCTGGGCAACTGCTTCGTGGAGAAGGGGCAGTTGCCGGTGGCCGCGACGATCCTGCAGCGTGCGCTCTCCGAGCCCGGTGTGCGCGACGAAGCCCTCGTCGGCGTGCTCTACCTGCTCGGCGCCATCGCCGAGGAGTCGCAGCAGTTCGCCGACGCCAAGCGATACTACGAGCGCGTGTTCGCCGTGGACATCCAGTTCCGCGACATCGGCGACCGCCTGAACACCGTGGAGCAGCAGCTTTCGTGA
- the hutI gene encoding imidazolonepropionase: MRDAAVRPGHGIAVDADGRIVAVAPDKELLAQFPGAHEVDCARGVLTPGFVDSHTHAIFGRPRHPEQELRAAGVGYMEIAKRGGGIHSSVRDLRERSEQELVALAAERIRRLAAHGSTTIEVKSGYGLSLESELRTLRVIRALAQELPVRLVPTFLGAHEVPLEYREAPRTREEYIAVVVDEMLPAVASEGLARFCDIFCEPGVYTAAEARHILGAARGHGLALKLHADELEHAGAAELAAEIGATSADHLAAVSGLGIKALAASGTVATLLPGTMLFLGRSKQAPARAMLDAGCAIALASDFNPGTSPTVNFPLILTLGVSQLRLSVAEAFVAATVNGAAALGMADSIGQLARGFAADIALFDVRDHREIPYWYGDHRCVATWVQGRPAHPRSGS; encoded by the coding sequence ATGCGAGACGCCGCCGTCCGCCCCGGCCACGGCATCGCAGTTGACGCCGACGGTCGCATCGTCGCCGTCGCGCCGGACAAGGAACTGCTGGCGCAGTTTCCGGGTGCACACGAAGTGGACTGCGCCCGTGGCGTCCTGACACCGGGCTTCGTGGACTCGCACACGCACGCCATTTTCGGGCGCCCGCGGCACCCGGAGCAGGAGCTGCGCGCCGCCGGCGTGGGCTATATGGAGATTGCCAAGCGGGGTGGGGGCATCCACTCGTCGGTGCGTGACCTGCGCGAGCGCAGTGAACAGGAGCTCGTGGCGCTCGCCGCCGAGCGCATTCGGCGTCTCGCCGCGCACGGCAGCACGACCATCGAGGTGAAGTCGGGTTACGGCCTCTCGCTGGAGAGTGAGCTGCGCACGTTGCGTGTCATTCGCGCGCTCGCCCAGGAGCTGCCGGTGCGGCTCGTGCCGACCTTCCTCGGCGCGCACGAAGTGCCGCTGGAGTATCGTGAGGCGCCGCGCACGCGTGAGGAGTACATCGCGGTGGTGGTGGACGAGATGCTGCCGGCGGTCGCCAGTGAGGGGCTCGCGCGCTTCTGCGACATTTTCTGCGAACCCGGCGTGTACACGGCCGCCGAGGCGCGGCACATCCTCGGTGCGGCGCGCGGTCACGGGCTGGCACTCAAGCTGCACGCCGACGAACTCGAGCACGCCGGCGCCGCCGAGCTGGCCGCGGAGATCGGCGCGACGTCGGCGGATCACTTGGCGGCCGTGTCGGGACTGGGCATCAAGGCGCTGGCGGCGTCCGGCACCGTCGCCACGCTGCTGCCCGGTACGATGCTTTTCCTGGGGCGCAGCAAGCAGGCGCCTGCCCGTGCGATGCTCGACGCCGGCTGCGCCATCGCGCTGGCGTCGGACTTCAATCCCGGGACCAGCCCAACGGTGAATTTTCCGCTCATCCTGACGCTGGGCGTCAGTCAACTGCGGCTGAGCGTGGCCGAGGCGTTCGTCGCCGCCACGGTGAACGGAGCGGCAGCGCTCGGGATGGCGGATTCCATCGGGCAACTGGCCCGCGGATTCGCGGCGGACATCGCCCTCTTCGACGTCCGCGACCACCGTGAAATCCCCTACTGGTATGGGGATCACCGGTGCGTGGCGACCTGGGTGCAGGGGCGTCCCGCCCACCCGCGTTCGGGGTCCTGA
- a CDS encoding DUF4321 domain-containing protein, with amino-acid sequence MPPTSLKGSAKHRPGYHLMVLSIGFVVGGFLTQFARLFLPAGAVKEFLTTGVTPSIGALPIDLIIVKFAVGPIALDVSLLSLVGVLGAYLIARSLF; translated from the coding sequence ATGCCGCCGACCTCGCTCAAGGGATCGGCCAAGCACCGGCCGGGGTACCATCTGATGGTGCTGTCCATCGGCTTCGTGGTGGGCGGCTTCCTGACGCAGTTCGCGCGCCTGTTCCTGCCCGCCGGCGCCGTGAAGGAGTTTCTCACGACCGGAGTCACGCCGTCGATCGGCGCGCTGCCGATCGACCTCATCATCGTCAAGTTCGCCGTCGGACCCATCGCGCTCGACGTCTCGTTGCTGAGCCTTGTCGGGGTCCTTGGCGCCTATCTCATCGCGCGTTCGCTGTTCTAG